The Naumovozyma castellii chromosome 4, complete genome genome contains a region encoding:
- the PKP2 gene encoding protein kinase PKP2 (ancestral locus Anc_6.110) translates to MLSKRSPITCIRSIHSVKTSNITSIPDFTKYSPIRPINEELTPYISETLEGYPHKSKYVNRQHFYHNKTVLIDDYLKKSPHPMSLAQLAQYYDDSTTLTKHKIINSGRFVKEELAIRMAHKIYQLQQLPFNVVNNFHFVQVYESYYNIFERFRKFPRIKTIEDNSRFVEFTRRILQDFNSLNLPHLVMGALECNILELLPRDEIDALLSSLLRARISRRLIVEEHLSISANYLSGKKENTLVLGDIFQECQALDYFMEASRTCEKFVKAMYFDDIPIPELIIEGQKDLTFYFLPTHLQYILGEILRNIYEATIKDYIRKGLAKPEPIVITIVKNDSSFIFRFSDKAGGILHHEEDIWSFGKSKERAAESLNNFHKLPGLQTVSLYDHLYNGEEHDMNTRTLMANRPYMHTSLEAMGHSNLKKGPYKFEMPLIEMLERAPRYKLGIGLAMCKIYAEYWNGDLSLTTIPGHGTDTVLTLGNLMAHSDELQLDKV, encoded by the coding sequence ATGCTATCCAAACGATCACCAATTACCTGCATAAGGTCGATCCATTCAGTAAAGACCTCTAACATTACTTCGATCCCTGATTTCACCAAGTATTCACCCATCAGACCCATCAATGAAGAACTAACGCCATACATTTCAGAAACATTAGAGGGGTACCCACACAAATCTAAATATGTGAACAGACAGCATTTTTACCACAACAAGACTGTCTTAATTGACGactatttgaaaaaatcgCCGCATCCCATGTCGTTGGCGCAACTAGCACAATACTATGATGATTCAACAACGTTGACCAAACATAAGATTATTAATTCTGGTAGATTCGTGAAAGAGGAATTGGCCATCAGGATGGCACACAAGATATATCAACTGCAACAGCTTCCTTTCAACGTTGTTAATAACTTCCATTTTGTTCAAGTATATGAAtcatattataatatttttgaaagatttagaaaGTTTCCCAGGATTAAAACTATTGAGGATAACTCCAGGTTTGTTGAATTTACCAGAAGGATCCTACAggatttcaattctttgaatttaccACACCTGGTAATGGGTGCACTAGAATGCAAtatcttggaattattGCCCAGAGATGAAATTGACGCCCTATTGTCTAGTCTTTTGAGAGCTAGAATATCGAGGCGGTTAATAGTGGAAGAACATCTAAGTATCTCTGCCAATTATTTAAGTGGTAAGAAAGAGAATACGTTAGTATTAGGagatattttccaagaatgTCAAGCGTTGGATTATTTCATGGAAGCAAGTCGGACATGTGAGAAATTTGTGAAGGCCATGTATTTCGATGACATCCCAATTCCTGAATTAATTATTGAAGGTCAGAAAGATTTAACATTTTACTTTCTACCGACGCATTTACAATATATCCTTGGCGAAATACTACGAAATATCTATGAAGCTACCATTAAGGATTATATAAGGAAAGGACTAGCGAAACCGGAACCGATTGTCATTACCATAGTGAAGAATGATAGTTCATTCATCTTCAGATTTTCTGACAAGGCAGGTGGTATTCTTCACCATGAGGAGGATATTTGGTCATTTGGTAAATCCAAAGAACGTGCAGCTGAATCGTTGAACAATTTCCACAAGTTGCCAGGGTTGCAAACAGTCTCCCTATACGATCATCTGTATAATGGCGAAGAACATGATATGAATACAAGGACTTTGATGGCGAATAGACCATACATGCACACTTCGTTGGAAGCCATGGGCCACTctaatttgaagaagggACCGTACAAATTTGAAATGCCTCTTATTGAGATGTTAGAAAGGGCACCAAGATACAAGTTAGGGATTGGGTTGGCAATGTGTAAGATATATGCTGAGTATTGGAATGGAGACCTGTCATTGACGACCATTCCAGGGCATGGGACGGACACAGTCTTGACTCTGGGGAACCTAATGGCCCACAGTGATGAATTGCAACTGGACAAGGTGTGA
- the SOH1 gene encoding mediator complex subunit SOH1 (ancestral locus Anc_6.116), producing the protein MSESQTDNNNTPEREEGPLPTRFEVELEFVQSLANIPYVTYLLTQQQQILKDPRFKNYLKYLEYWCEPPYSQCIVYPNCLFVLKLLNGFMEKAVVNEDGLLEGLDELPKIIQLQGGQWMNEMVERWAN; encoded by the coding sequence ATGAGCGAATCGCAGACTGATAACAATAACACACCAGAGAGAGAGGAAGGTCCACTGCCGACGAGATTTGAGGTGGAACTAGAATTCGTGCAATCGTTGGCCAACATCCCGTACGTGACGTACTTATTAacacaacaacagcagATATTAAAGGATCCTCGGTTCAAGAACTATTTAAAATACTTAGAATATTGGTGTGAACCGCCATATTCTCAATGCATTGTGTACCCCAATTGCTTGtttgttttgaaattattgaatggGTTTATGGAGAAGGCAGTGGTGAATGAAGATGGATTATTGGAGGGACTGGATGAATTACCAAAGATTATCCAGCTGCAAGGTGGGCAATGGATGAATGAGATGGTTGAGAGATGGGCCAATTGA
- the DUO1 gene encoding Duo1p (ancestral locus Anc_6.114), which yields MSKEQLDDSTINKLIPQIFAQMRSNFDTATSSSSITDSNQVHRSNITTQSLLNELESLDKIITMVQNLDKTLKNATPKHIDRIHHVCQSTNTILDSWINIQSQAGYINRLMSDPLYLKFAHEQLVTGDTTTADEYLNLEQEEVEKLKRQLELEQQKKHAQQNVSNSSSSSRGREKNSINKSNSNIRRSVPVRSRPSGIPTRLARPTASSSRKMFRE from the coding sequence ATGTCGAAAGAACAATTGGACGATTCTACAATTAATAAGCTAATTCCACAAATATTTGCCCAAATGCGGTCTAACTTTGATACTGCTACGAGCAGTTCCAGTATAACGGATTCAAATCAGGTACATAGATCCAATATAACAACGCagtcattattaaatgaattagaaTCCCTGGATAAAATTATAACAATGGTTCAGAATTTAGACAAAACTTTAAAGAATGCCACTCCGAAGCATATTGATAGGATCCATCACGTGTGCCAATCAACGAATACTATTTTGGATTCTTGGATCAATATTCAATCACAAGCTGGGTATATTAATAGGTTAATGAGTGATCCATTATATTTAAAGTTTGCACATGAGCAACTGGTTACTGGTGATACTACTACTGCtgatgaatatttgaatttggaacaagaagaagtagaaaaattgaagcGCCAATTGGAGTTGGAACAACAGAAGAAACATGCACAACAGAATGTTTCCaactcatcatcatcatctcGTGGAAGAGAAAAGAACAGCATCAATAAAAGTAATAGTAATATTAGGCGTTCTGTCCCCGTACGGTCAAGACCATCGGGTATACCGACTCGTTTAGCAAGACCAACTGCAAGCAGTTCTCGAAAAATGTTTAGAGAATAA
- the NCAS0D03230 gene encoding uncharacterized protein (ancestral locus Anc_6.108): MVRPALIRLNATLARRPVPRSLLQKQAKRLNNITDDDPTTKNLIITSLRDVWSLFQPNSINQEEDDKQYQLNYKAQLTSMVQSNELFKSVFPGKITYMTLQRKFPLLKQLELDLIEETIRQRTDNKRMPWVEWPLPLQQLDYYLNFGNFGPREFIRNDKRLYYPITGLHPHAKKCKLVDVYEGTPDNKGKLFDSFTIAILASALMVSVIAISKDNDENDDDSRTH; encoded by the coding sequence ATGGTACGTCCCGCATTAATAAGACTCAATGCTACACTTGCACGTAGACCAGTCCCTCGATCCCTTCTTCAAAAGCAAGCCAAACGACTAAATAACATCACAGATGATGACCCCACAACGAAAAACTTAATAATAACGTCGTTACGTGACGTATGGTCCCTCTTTCAACCGAATTCCATAaaccaagaagaagacgatAAGCAATATCAATTGAACTACAAGGCACAACTTACATCAATGGTACAATCCAATGAACTTTTCAAATCCGTATTCCCTGGCAAAATCACCTACATGACACTGCAAAGAAAGTTCCCacttttgaaacaattggaattggatCTTATTGAGGAAACGATAAGACAAAGGACAGATAATAAGAGAATGCCCTGGGTTGAATGGCCACTGCCGTTGCAACAATtggattattatttgaattttggCAATTTTGGTCCAAGGGAATTCATAAGGAACGATAAGAGACTATATTATCCCATCACTGGATTGCACCCTCATGCTAAAAAATGTAAATTGGTTGATGTCTATGAGGGAACACCAGATAATAAGGGTAAATTATTCGATTCATTCACTATCGCCATCTTAGCGTCAGCCCTGATGGTGTCTGTCATCGCGATCTCCAAGGACAATGAcgaaaatgatgatgattcgAGGACCCATTGA
- the YBP2 gene encoding Ybp2p (ancestral locus Anc_6.112) → MSDEESIDTESIYAKLTRAFEEQKEDPVTLVTIIDMYGQEINEDGSIDEKNKYLEHLCSLLNDNPHILREISWDLPKGLLEFLSLENIDVHKRLADSSIVSNVMKCFNEIAINGNPKECLLAACELLSELTVEPVMENETEEEEGGKDNKKTDGDETPTDLNSSDYIERDLTEFIPSLKVYAIFQLLNSTLGRIITLYPSKFLNMAISAIMKFMATNINDIADVTFLLRRIHEFCNNYDVHAPDRKLIDGSDLNDEEIKKLTDDEFDLQNKLIKELFCSALSICLKNQPTTFDVKYFESLTHQKFEESEHYAVIRTQYLGLVNKYKIDIKEEFLQCLQESRQIYESLPSDIDESDEKKKSALNQVIYQLSYRYQMQKISNQDTLEIDFNSIILLSGSYYAETGLHLLPQISIQDAVYLYLRCSTISLYSDTFSNEAVKGVTRYWLWVAITQSPIKEIEQNLLKIPSHFNTVFLQMLLLNNCNEKDGKIRMATFTLLTRILCLMPEDLSFQFILDTLLTCPYNSAKSSVLAILKDLMLKDNQISKPLEEELSTLDISSEKNKGPTLPPRPYILINEDRMASLHSVASMCISNLKLLDNPNKRTELSLLLNYMNFFISLRYKWNVNLLQIIHDEVDAKLAGVEDEAAPELGFIKIANETLSKYLTEHK, encoded by the coding sequence ATGTCTGACGAGGAATCCATTGATACTGAATCTATATATGCAAAACTAACAAGGGCATTTGAAGAGCAGAAGGAAGATCCAGTCACTTTGGTGACGATCATCGACATGTATGGACAGGAAATTAACGAAGATGgttcaattgatgaaaagaaCAAGTATCTAGAACATCTCTGTTCATTACTAAATGATAATCCACATATATTAAGAGAAATTAGTTGGGACCTGCCAAAGGGTTTGTTGGAGTTCCTTTCgttggaaaatattgatgttCATAAACGATTAGCCGATAGTAGTATTGTTTCAAATGTGATGAAATGTTTCAACGAAATTGCAATCAATGGAAATCCAAAAGAATGTCTGTTAGCTGCTTGTGAATTACTCTCAGAGCTTACTGTTGAGCCTGTcatggaaaatgaaacagaggaagaagaaggtggGAAGGATAACAAGAAGACCGATGGTGATGAAACACCAACTGATTTGAATAGCAGTGATTACATTGAAAGGGACTTAACTGAGTTTATTCCATCCTTGAAAGTATATgccatttttcaattattaaattctaCATTGGGAAGGATCATTACCTTGTACCCATCCAAGTTTTTAAATATGGCGATATCTGCCATAATGAAGTTTATGGCAACTAATATCAATGATATTGCTGATGTTACATTTCTCTTGCGTCGAATTCATGAATTTTGTAATAACTATGACGTGCATGCGCCTGACAGGAAACTTATTGATGGTAGTGATCTTAACGACGAGGagattaaaaaattaactGATGACGAATTCGATCtacaaaataaattaataaaggAGTTATTTTGTTCTGCCTTATCGATATGTTTAAAAAACCAACCAACCACGTTTGAcgttaaatattttgaatcGCTCACTCATCAAAAATTCGAAGAATCAGAACACTATGCTGTGATAAGAACACAGTATCTTGGACTGgttaataaatataaaattgatattaaGGAAGAATTCCTACAATGTCTCCAAGAGTCAAGACAGATTTATGAATCATTACCATCAGATATCGATGAATCcgatgaaaagaaaaaaagtgCCCTAAATCAAgtaatttatcaattatcATATAGATATCAAATGCAGAAAATATCTAATCAGGACACACTTGAAATAGATTTCAATAGCATAATCTTATTATCTGGTTCATATTATGCGGAAACAGGGCTTCATTTACTACCACAGATCAGCATTCAGGACGCTGTATATCTCTACTTGCGTTGTTCCACGATCTCATTATATTCAGATACATTTTCGAACGAAGCAGTGAAAGGTGTTACAAGATACTGGCTTTGGGTTGCTATTACCCAATCGCCCATaaaggaaattgaacaaaacTTGTTAAAGATTCCCTCTCATTTTAATACCGTTTTCTTGCAAATGCTGCTATTGAATAATTGTAATGAAAAGGATGGCAAGATAAGGATGGCAACCTTCACATTATTGACCCGTATACTCTGCTTGATGCCTGAAGATTTATCATTTCAATTTATATTGGACACATTATTGACATGCCCATATAATAGTGCTAAATCCAGTGTCTTGGCCATTCTGAAGGATCTGATGTTAAAGGATAACCAAATATCGAAACCATTAGAGGAGGAATTATCCACTTTGGATATTTCGTCAGAGAAGAACAAGGGCCCCACATTGCCACCACGGCCATATATTCTAATCAATGAGGATAGAATGGCGTCACTTCACAGTGTTGCCTCCATGTGTATTTCTAATTTGAAACTCTTGGACAATCCCAACAAGAGAACtgaattatcattattgcTAAACTATatgaatttcttcataaGTCTAAGGTATAAGTGGAACGTTAATCTATTACAAATTATCCACGACGAAGTGGATGCAAAACTGGCTGGTGTGGAAGATGAAGCTGCCCCTGAGTTGGGATTCATAAAGATTGCTAATGAGACATTAAGCAAATATTTGACAGAACACAAATAG
- the PYC1 gene encoding pyruvate carboxylase 1 (ancestral locus Anc_6.115) encodes MSINKKLNGLRDNFNLLGTRNKILVANRGEIPIRIFRSAHELSMQTVAIYSHEDRLSTHRLKADESYVIGEPHQFTPVGAYLAIDEIINIAKRHGVDYIHPGYGFLSENSEFADKVAKAGITWIGPPASVIDSVGDKVSARNLATKANVPTVPGTPGPIRTVQDAQDFVNEYGYPVIIKAAFGGGGRGMRVVNEGDDLADAFQRASSEALTAFGDGTCFVERFLNKPKHIEVQLLADTHGNVIHLFERDCSVQRRHQKVVEVAPAKTLPREVRDAILTDAVKLAKECGYQNAGTAEFLVDDQNRHYFIEINPRIQVEHTITEEITGIDIVAAQIQIAAGASLEQLGLLQDKITTRGFAIQCRITTEDPAKNFQPDTGRLEVYDSAGGNGVRLDGGNAYAGAIISPHYDSMLVKCSCSGSTYEVVRRKMIRALIEFRIRGVKTNIPFLLTLLTHPVFIAGDYWTTFIDDTPQLFKMVSSQNRAQKLLHYLADLAVNGSSIKGQVGIPQLKKVPDIPHIHDAQGNVIDVTNVPPPAGWRQVLLEQGPEEFAKQVRQFQGTLLMDTTWRDAHQSLLATRVRTHDLAKIAPTTAHALASAFALECWGGATFDVAMRFLHEDPWKRLRTLRKLVPNIPFQMLLRGANGVAYSSLPDNAIDHFVKQAKDNGVDIFRVFDALNDLDQLKVGVDAVKKAGGVVEATVCYSGDMLQPGKKYNLDYYLEVTEKIVQMGTHILGIKDMAGTMKPAAARLLIGSIRAKYPDLPIHVHTHDSAGTAVASMSAAAYAGADVIDVATNSMSGLTSQPSINALLASLDGEINTSINVQHVRELDAYWAEMRLLYSCFGADLKGPDPEVYEHEIPGGQLTNLLFQAQQLGLGEQWTETKRAYKEANMLLGDIVKVTPTSKVVGDLAQFMVSNKLTSEDVKRLANSLDFPDSVMDFFEGLMGQPYGGFPEPLRSDILRNKRRKLTCRPGLELVPFELNNIKEDLQTRFGDINECDIASYNMYPKVYEDFQKMKEKYGDLSVLPTKSFLAPAEIGEEILVTIQQGKTLIIKLQAIGDLNKETGKREVFFELNGEMRKISVTDKSQKVETVAKPKADTHDPFQIGAPMAGVIVEVKVHKGSLVKKGEAVAVLSAMKMEMVISSPADGLVKEVLVNESENVDASDLLVLLEESTPPS; translated from the coding sequence ATGTCCATAAACAAAAAACTAAACGGCCTAAGAGACAACTTCAACCTCCTGGGCACTCGAAACAAGATTCTTGTCGCCAATCGTGGTGAGATCCCCATTCGTATCTTCCGTTCTGCACACGAACTGTCCATGCAAACGGTCGCCATCTACTCTCACGAGGATCGTCTCTCCACTCACAGACTGAAAGCTGACGAGTCATACGTCATCGGTGAACCACACCAATTCACTCCAGTGGGTGCATACTTGGCCATCGACGAGATCATCAACATCGCCAAGAGACACGGAGTCGATTATATCCATCCTGGTTACGGTTTCCTATCTGAAAATTCTGAATTCGCTGATAAAGTCGCCAAGGCGGGCATCACATGGATTGGTCCACCAGCAAGTGTCATTGATTCCGTTGGGGATAAAGTCTCTGCTAGAAACTTGGCCACTAAGGCTAACGTACCCACGGTTCCAGGGACCCCCGGTCCTATTAGGACTGTGCAGGATGCTCAGGATTTCGTTAATGAGTATGGGTACCCTGTGATCATTAAGGCTGCctttggtggtggtgggaGAGGTATGCGTGTTGTCAACGAAGGTGACGATTTGGCTGATGCCTTCCAACGTGCCTCGTCAGAAGCATTGACTGCATTCGGTGATGGGACATGTTTTGTGGAAAGATTCTTGAATAAACCAAAACATATTGAAGTGCAATTATTGGCTGATACTCATGGGAACGTCATTCATTTGTTTGAAAGAGATTGTTCCGTACAAAGAAGACATCAAAAAGTGGTGGAAGTGGCTCCAGCAAAGACTTTACCTAGAGAAGTACGTGATGCTATCTTAACTGATGCCGTCAAATTGGCTAAGGAATGTGGGTACCAGAATGCCGGTACAGCTGAATTTTTGGTCGACGATCAAAATAGACattatttcattgaaatcaaTCCAAGAATTCAAGTGGAACATACCATAACGGAAGAAATTACAGGTATTGATATCGTCGCAGctcaaattcaaattgcTGCAGGTGCATCATTGGAACAATTAGGTCTATTACAGGATAAAATTACTACCCGAGGATTTGCCATTCAATGTCGTATTACCACTGAAGATCCAGCAAAGAACTTCCAACCGGATACAGGTAGATTAGAAGTTTACGACTCTGCAGGTGGTAATGGGGTCAGATTGGATGGTGGGAATGCATATGCTGGTGCCATCATTTCACCACATTATGATTCCATGCTGGTAAAATGTTCATGTTCTGGTTCTACATACGAAGTCGTCCGTCGTAAGATGATTCGTGCATTGATTGAATTTAGAATTAGAGGTGTCAAGACAAATATCCCATTCTTGTTGACTCTATTAACTCATCCTGTGTTTATTGCAGGGGACTATTGGACTACATTCATCGATGACACTCCACAATTGTTCAAGATGGTCTCATCTCAAAATAGAGCTCAAAAACTATTACATTATTTGGCTGACTTGGCAGTAAACGGTTCCTCTATTAAAGGACAAGTCGGTATTcctcaattgaagaaagttcCAGATATTCCACATATTCATGATGCACAAGGAAATGTAATTGATGTTACCAACGTTCCTCCTCCAGCTGGTTGGAGACAAGTTCTTCTAGAACAAGGACCAGAAGAGTTTGCCAAACAAGTGAGACAATTCCAAGGTACTTTACTAATGGACACCACTTGGAGAGACGCTCATCAATCTTTATTGGCCACAAGAGTAAGAACCCATGATCTGGCTAAAATTGCACCAACTACAGCTCATGCCCTAGCAAGCGCCTTTGCCTTAGAATGTTGGGGTGGTGCTACATTTGATGTGGCTATGAGATTCTTGCATGAAGATCCATGGAAGAGATTAAGAACTTTAAGAAAATTGGTCCCAAATATTCCATTCCAAATGTTATTGCGTGGTGCTAATGGTGTTGCTTATTCTTCCTTACCTGATAATGCAATTGACCATTTCGTTAAACAGGCAAAGGATAATGGTGTCGATATCTTTAGAGTCTTTGATgcattgaatgatttggaTCAACTAAAAGTGGGTGTAGATGCTGTTAAGAAAGCTGGTGGTGTCGTAGAGGCTACTGTTTGTTATTCTGGTGATATGTTACAACCTGGTAAGAAATACAATTTGGATTACTATCTAGAAGTCACTGAAAAGATTGTTCAAATGGGCACTCACATCTTGGGTATTAAAGATATGGCCGGTACTATGAAACCAGCTGCTGCTAGACTATTAATTGGTTCCATTAGAGCTAAATATCCTGACTTGCCTATCCATGTTCATACACATGATTCTGCAGGTACTGCTGTTGCATCTATGAGTGCTGCAGCCTATGCAGGTGCAGACGTTATCGATGTGGCAACCAATTCCATGTCTGGGTTAACATCTCAACCTTCTATTAATGCCCTATTAGCATCCTTAGATGGTGAAATTAACACTAGCATCAATGTCCAACACGTTCGTGAATTAGATGCGTACTGGGCTGAAATGAGATTATTATACTCATGCTTTGGTGCTGATTTGAAGGGTCCAGATCCTGAAGTTTATGAACATGAAATTCCAGGTGGCCAATTAACCAATCTTTTATTCCAAGCTCAACAATTAGGTTTAGGTGAACAATGGACCGAAACGAAGAGAGCTTACAAAGAAGCTAATATGCTATTGGGTGATATTGTTAAAGTAACTCCTACATCAAAAGTTGTTGGTGATTTGGCTCAATTTATGGTGTCAAACAAATTAACTTCAGAAGATGTCAAACGTTTGGCTAATTCTTTAGATTTCCCAGACTCTGTCATGGACTTCTTTGAAGGGTTAATGGGTCAACCATATGGTGGGTTCCCAGAACCATTAAGATCTGATATCTTGAGAAACAAGAGACGTAAGTTGACTTGTCGTCCAGGTTTAGAATTGGTTccatttgaattgaataacatcaaagaagatttaCAAACAAGATTTGGAGATATCAACGAATGTGATATTGCATCCTATAACATGTATCCAAAGGTGTACGAAGACTTCCAAAAGATGAAGGAGAAATATGGTGATTTATCAGTGTTACCAACTAAGAGTTTCTTAGCCCCTGCTGAAATCGGTGAAGAAATTCTAGTTACAATTCAACAAGGTAAGACCTTAATTATCAAGTTGCAAGCTATTGGTGATTTGAACAAAGAGACTGGTAAGAGAGAagtattttttgaattgaacGGTGAAATGAGAAAGATTTCTGTTACTGATAAATCTCAAAAGGTGGAAACTGTTGCTAAACCAAAGGCTGACACTCACGATCCATTCCAAATTGGTGCTCCAATGGCCGGTGTTATTGTGGAAGTCAAAGTTCACAAAGGATCTCTGGTTAAGAAAGGTGAAGCAGTTGCTGTGTTAAGTGCTATGAAGATGGAAATGGTTATTTCTTCTCCAGCTGATGGACTAGTAAAGGAAGTTCTTGTTAATGAATCAGAGAATGTTGATGCATCTGACTTATTGGTTCTTTTAGAAGAATCTACGCCTCCATCTTAA
- the RAD6 gene encoding E2 ubiquitin-conjugating protein RAD6 (ancestral locus Anc_6.109), with product MSTAARRRLMRDFKRMKEDAPPGVSASPLPDNVMVWNAMIIGPAETPYEDGTFRLLLEFDEEYPNKPPHVKFLSEMFHPNVYANGEICLDILQNRWTPTYDVASILTSIQSLFNDPNPASPANVEAATLFKDHKSQYIKRVKETVEKSWEDDMDDMEDDEDEDDDDENDDE from the coding sequence ATGTCTACTGCCGctagaagaagattgatGAGAGATTTCAAACGTATGAAGGAAGATGCACCACCGGGAGTGTCCGCATCTCCTTTGCCTGATAATGTTATGGTGTGGAACGCCATGATCATTGGTCCCGCAGAGACACCATACGAGGATGGTACGTTtagattattattagaatttgatgaagaatacCCAAACAAACCACCTCATGTGAAATTCTTAAGTGAGATGTTCCATCCTAACGTTTACGCCAATGGTGAGATTTGTCTTGATATTCTTCAGAACAGATGGACTCCGACGTATGATGTGGCTTCCATATTGACTTCCATTCAAAGTTTGTTTAATGATCCTAATCCTGCTTCCCCCGCCAACGTGGAAGCTGCCACTTTATTTAAAGACCATAAATCACAATACATTAAGAGAGTAAAGGAAACAGTTGAAAAATCGTGGGAGGACGATATGGACGACatggaagatgatgaagatgaagatgacgaCGACGAGAATGACGATGAATAA